From Bacteroidales bacterium, a single genomic window includes:
- a CDS encoding sulfotransferase, with product MKHNELDKLEYWAEKTPLNELYTNKILKFYSDAKFINIVRDPIQNIISLKHLHKIRNRKSRIETLSLFQVFLYEKTLKNSRTIKDYKIITYEDMLSNTKPIMKNLCTYLNIQYSDSLTVPTINSLPATANSMFKNKRQTREIVKNKGIKKPENEFNKKELFVLVNTLYMNRNFRKIIHRKYPEMITYKKPLLLLFAKLSFYLYKIYRFLFK from the coding sequence GTGAAACACAATGAACTCGACAAGCTTGAATATTGGGCAGAAAAAACACCATTAAATGAATTATATACAAATAAAATATTGAAATTTTATTCTGATGCAAAATTTATAAATATCGTCAGAGACCCGATTCAAAATATCATTTCACTTAAGCATCTTCATAAAATCAGAAATCGTAAAAGCAGGATTGAAACCTTATCTCTTTTTCAAGTATTTTTATACGAAAAAACATTGAAAAATTCACGAACAATAAAGGACTACAAAATTATTACTTATGAAGATATGCTGAGTAATACAAAACCGATAATGAAAAACTTATGCACTTATCTGAACATACAATATTCTGACAGCCTGACTGTTCCCACAATCAACAGTCTTCCGGCAACAGCAAATTCAATGTTCAAAAACAAGAGGCAAACCAGAGAAATAGTCAAAAACAAAGGCATTAAAAAACCGGAAAATGAATTTAACAAAAAAGAACTGTTTGTTTTGGTAAATACCTTATACATGAACAGAAACTTTCGAAAAATAATTCACAGAAAATATCCGGAAATGATTACTTACAAAAAGCCTTTGTTACTGTTGTTTGCAAAATTAAGTTTTTATCTTTACAAAATATATCGCTTTTTATTTAAATGA
- a CDS encoding class I SAM-dependent methyltransferase, translating into MKLTKLKYYLRSTYRRQILDKLLKKYVYIYKGVVLDIGGRDRGITQKPKQQVEKWIFADIEAKHNPNIILDVADMHAVETESIDVVNAIELFEHVAEIDKGITECYRVLKKGGKLVLSIPFLYPIHADPYDFQRRTLIKWKKELKKNGFSIETIEINGRFFTVRNSMKKDFILSLPAILRYFGYLLLPFFDLTNKLDRTAWIKNHKKLGNYHGGYFIIAKK; encoded by the coding sequence ATGAAATTAACGAAGTTAAAATATTACTTACGAAGCACATACAGAAGACAAATACTTGATAAACTTCTGAAAAAATACGTATATATATATAAAGGTGTGGTTTTGGATATAGGCGGCAGAGACAGAGGTATTACACAAAAACCCAAGCAACAAGTTGAAAAATGGATTTTTGCAGATATTGAAGCAAAGCATAATCCGAATATAATCCTTGATGTTGCCGATATGCATGCCGTTGAAACTGAAAGTATTGATGTAGTTAATGCAATAGAACTTTTTGAACACGTTGCAGAAATAGATAAAGGTATTACTGAATGTTATCGTGTTTTAAAAAAAGGCGGTAAATTAGTCTTGTCAATACCGTTTCTTTATCCGATACATGCCGACCCTTATGATTTTCAACGCCGAACACTCATTAAATGGAAAAAAGAATTGAAAAAAAATGGTTTCTCTATTGAAACAATTGAAATAAACGGCAGGTTTTTTACCGTAAGGAACTCAATGAAAAAAGATTTCATTCTGTCTTTACCGGCAATTTTAAGATATTTCGGATATTTACTTTTACCTTTTTTTGACCTGACAAATAAACTTGACCGCACAGCTTGGATAAAAAATCATAAAAAACTCGGAAATTATCACGGAGGTTATTTTATAATTGCAAAAAAATAA
- a CDS encoding class I SAM-dependent methyltransferase, with translation MSKEIIFDKYEKRGKDYHYKQINLSNPFTFNAFVYARYLKHILLLKKALKKCNFDFKKRLNLLDMGCGDAALIYMLKKHLPQYSFNIYGIDLSESALKTAEQKITDGVFSVSGVYETNFDNNFFDIILSSDVIEHVNSPSKMLKEAKRTAKKDAVIIFGTPIRYTEFPLDKMHVKEFFPDEFKQLFSEYFNKTEIVMSHKIIHLLKYRKTLKVLNKKIGVSRYLYYLKSLLSLNPFLDKPISERDLCSYMFAVAIKK, from the coding sequence ATGTCAAAAGAAATAATTTTTGATAAATACGAAAAAAGAGGAAAAGATTATCATTACAAGCAAATTAATTTATCTAACCCTTTTACATTTAATGCATTTGTTTATGCTCGATATCTTAAACATATCTTATTATTAAAAAAAGCATTGAAAAAATGTAATTTTGATTTTAAAAAAAGGTTGAATCTGTTAGATATGGGATGTGGAGATGCAGCTTTAATCTATATGCTAAAAAAACATTTGCCTCAATATTCCTTTAATATATACGGAATAGACTTATCTGAAAGTGCTCTGAAAACTGCTGAACAAAAAATTACAGACGGTGTTTTTTCAGTTTCCGGTGTTTATGAAACAAATTTTGATAACAATTTTTTTGATATTATCTTGTCCTCCGATGTAATTGAACATGTTAATTCCCCCTCTAAAATGCTGAAAGAAGCAAAAAGAACAGCAAAAAAAGATGCTGTTATAATTTTCGGCACCCCAATTCGATATACTGAATTTCCTTTAGACAAAATGCACGTAAAAGAATTTTTTCCTGATGAATTCAAACAACTTTTTTCTGAATATTTTAATAAAACAGAAATTGTTATGAGTCATAAAATAATTCATTTATTAAAATACAGAAAAACACTTAAAGTACTCAATAAAAAAATAGGAGTTAGCAGATACCTTTATTATTTAAAATCTTTACTATCCTTAAACCCTTTTTTGGATAAACCCATATCAGAAAGAGATTTATGTTCATATATGTTTGCTGTTGCAATAAAAAAATAA
- a CDS encoding sulfotransferase: MKQVFDNKPYIILGVHRSGTSLMSRIFEKTGIFTGKNQNINNEAKFFFQLNNQTLKANNSTAYNFDTFLRKTQNENFLNEQAQRLKILVDKKIKSQFFGIRKVLKHQFTKEKIKWGFKDPRTVLLLPIWQKIFPEAKLLIIFRNPVDVCMSIYYFEQKRFLIKLKKRPNLKFEMQLEEAFKVWKSFTEILYATSKNNTHNTLIVRYEDLHKKEVIQKIIKFTESKIEEKEISEMIKSKTSNYEKPEGYNRLLEIVRNDNLVQKIYPDLEF, from the coding sequence ATGAAACAAGTTTTTGACAACAAACCATACATAATTCTCGGTGTCCATCGTTCCGGAACAAGTTTAATGTCGCGAATTTTTGAAAAAACCGGCATTTTTACCGGTAAAAATCAAAATATAAATAACGAAGCAAAGTTTTTTTTTCAGTTAAATAATCAAACTCTAAAAGCAAATAACTCTACGGCTTATAATTTTGATACATTCCTAAGAAAAACACAAAATGAGAACTTTTTAAACGAACAAGCCCAAAGGCTTAAAATATTGGTTGATAAAAAAATTAAATCACAATTTTTCGGTATCCGAAAAGTTTTAAAACACCAATTTACAAAAGAAAAAATAAAATGGGGCTTTAAAGATCCCAGAACTGTTTTATTGTTGCCGATTTGGCAAAAAATATTCCCCGAAGCAAAATTACTTATCATCTTTCGAAATCCTGTTGATGTATGTATGAGCATATATTATTTCGAACAAAAACGATTTCTTATAAAACTGAAAAAAAGACCGAACTTAAAATTTGAAATGCAACTTGAAGAAGCGTTTAAAGTTTGGAAAAGCTTTACAGAAATTCTTTATGCAACATCAAAAAACAACACACATAATACGCTGATTGTCAGATACGAAGATCTTCACAAAAAAGAAGTTATTCAAAAGATAATCAAATTTACCGAAAGCAAAATTGAAGAAAAAGAAATCTCAGAAATGATAAAAAGCAAAACAAGCAACTACGAAAAACCCGAAGGTTACAACCGGTTACTCGAAATTGTTCGAAATGATAATCTCGTTCAAAAAATATACCCCGATTTAGAATTTTGA
- a CDS encoding oligosaccharide flippase family protein codes for MKKIRRKIYNISKKTGDRLGFDLPYFVENGFWMLLSQAVVMVAGLATSMLFARFFEKEIYGQYQLVLSIIAFFSFFSVPGLNPALIRSIAKGNEGDLKLGVSRALRFSPFGSLFLVGVAVYYFFKSEELVAFALLLSAVVFPFLFSFDKWQVFLKGKEQFEKFTKHNILITIGKTVLIVSAIVLFRNYLLPVVAAYLFGTAFFHIVLYLRTKKEIKNNQKGKDTLQYAGFITKLGILNTVVNHFDKILIGILDIKMLAVYAISLGLINIIKNFIKSAAAITFPKFAKHNISLSVKQILILLFFGIILTGILFFIADDLIRILYTDKYLKSAYYFKLFVLIVPLFIVSSVLSKKVLARKNEKILIHLKITIPVITLLFSVTVYLFTKKIEYFIFAKFFCFNILNFIILILPEKKDRLEKG; via the coding sequence TTGAAAAAAATAAGGCGTAAAATATATAATATCAGTAAAAAAACAGGCGATCGCCTGGGATTTGATTTACCTTATTTTGTTGAAAACGGTTTTTGGATGCTTCTCAGCCAAGCGGTTGTTATGGTTGCAGGACTTGCAACATCAATGCTGTTTGCTCGCTTTTTTGAGAAAGAAATATACGGTCAATATCAGTTAGTGTTGTCGATTATTGCTTTTTTTTCGTTTTTTTCAGTTCCGGGATTAAATCCGGCTTTGATAAGAAGTATAGCCAAAGGTAATGAAGGCGATTTGAAACTCGGTGTTAGCCGGGCACTTAGATTTTCGCCTTTCGGAAGTTTATTTCTTGTAGGTGTTGCCGTTTACTATTTTTTTAAATCGGAAGAACTTGTTGCGTTTGCATTACTGTTATCGGCTGTTGTTTTCCCTTTTTTGTTTTCTTTTGATAAATGGCAGGTATTTCTGAAAGGAAAAGAACAATTTGAGAAATTTACGAAGCATAATATTTTAATAACAATCGGAAAAACTGTTTTGATTGTTTCGGCAATTGTTTTATTTCGAAATTATTTGTTACCTGTTGTAGCTGCATATCTTTTCGGCACTGCATTTTTTCACATTGTGCTATATTTAAGAACAAAAAAGGAAATAAAAAACAACCAAAAAGGTAAAGACACATTGCAATATGCCGGATTTATTACGAAATTAGGTATCTTAAATACGGTAGTAAACCATTTTGATAAAATTTTAATAGGTATTTTAGATATAAAAATGCTTGCTGTGTATGCAATTTCTTTGGGTTTAATTAACATCATAAAAAATTTCATTAAAAGTGCAGCAGCTATTACTTTCCCTAAGTTTGCAAAGCATAATATTTCATTGTCCGTTAAACAAATACTAATTTTACTTTTTTTTGGAATAATACTTACCGGAATTTTATTTTTTATTGCAGATGATTTGATAAGGATACTTTATACCGATAAATATTTAAAATCTGCCTATTATTTCAAATTATTTGTATTGATAGTTCCGCTTTTTATAGTAAGTTCGGTTTTGTCAAAAAAAGTTTTGGCAAGAAAAAACGAAAAGATTCTTATTCATCTTAAAATTACTATTCCTGTTATTACTTTACTATTTTCGGTAACAGTTTATTTATTTACAAAAAAAATTGAATACTTTATTTTTGCGAAGTTCTTCTGTTTCAATATTTTGAATTTTATTATTTTAATTTTACCGGAGAAAAAAGACCGTTTAGAAAAAGGCTAA
- a CDS encoding YfhO family protein encodes MKRSKKSKDNIKTKNVVKKNTKQTKTEYTQTFFFEKYFNVWTLSLLIFVIGFFAFSKYLTGEYLFFFKDIGSDSINQNYPGLVHKINLLKEGFFSEWSFSKGMGDEYITGIASEPYGLLRQTIDYLGASFGGANFFIFGRFLRIFIFSFLFSGIISYLYFRTLSFEKHISFIGALLISFSGYMVVGAGWGFSSHIFKAMFLLFAFEQLYLKKRWYFFPFAVILLSSNPFVLFIYSVFLVLYSLFRYFSEEKNKLPDYFKLSGKMILLGFVGLMMNFSHLLRSFLKMYNSPRVAGDVSYSNILSAGQDITEHGNLAGTTIFRFFSSDILGTGSNFHGWSNYLEAPLFYIGLLTLLIFPQVFIRLNKRKKIIFGTFLGFWVLTLFFPYLRYSMLAFTGDYFRYGFDFFIPFTLLLFAIFAADEIIKTAKINLPLLAASLTVLIILLFVPYESISSVNINSTIRNSVIILLVLYALFIFLLSKPKYKSLSKSAIMLLVIFELSYFSYQSYATREPITKTEFKKDKAGYADGSIKAVKLIKSTDKTPFFRTEKDYQSGNAVHSSLNDALAQDYFGTTSYSSFNQLNYVRFLEKTGVIQKGDETATRWLTGLRGSPLLQTFGNVKYHLSKSKNPEFLLFGFDSLSTESGITILKNRYYLPFGYTYDKYIDSEDFKNLINYQVTGQSLTNIYTDLSRTVEQQKLTEIISKLQTVINIRYSNNNTFNDVLIKQLGTEDAEKYSITISKYSVSNFRNQIALLSGFVYEKEFNKNVNISSFEKIQFNDSNILVPASSFNFDIYKKITDELKQDTFQIENFSNSNIKGKIILPKTKMLFFTIPYDEGWKIKVNGKEELLQRINFGFAGIVLPKGSYNIELYYVPKHSRFANMVSLISILSFWSFLFYFIIKKRRKQKA; translated from the coding sequence ATGAAAAGAAGCAAAAAATCAAAAGATAACATCAAAACAAAAAATGTTGTTAAAAAAAATACGAAACAAACAAAAACAGAATACACACAAACATTCTTTTTTGAAAAATATTTTAATGTTTGGACACTTTCATTATTAATTTTTGTTATCGGTTTTTTTGCTTTCTCAAAATATTTAACAGGCGAGTATCTTTTCTTTTTTAAAGACATAGGCAGTGACAGCATAAACCAAAATTATCCGGGCTTGGTTCATAAAATTAACCTTTTAAAAGAAGGGTTTTTCTCAGAATGGTCATTTTCCAAAGGCATGGGTGATGAATACATTACGGGTATTGCTTCCGAACCGTACGGACTTTTGCGTCAAACAATTGACTATTTAGGAGCAAGTTTCGGCGGTGCTAACTTTTTTATATTCGGAAGATTTTTGCGAATTTTTATTTTTTCTTTTTTGTTCAGCGGAATTATCAGCTATTTGTATTTCAGAACTTTATCTTTTGAAAAACATATCTCGTTTATCGGTGCATTGTTGATTTCTTTCTCCGGCTATATGGTTGTAGGTGCCGGGTGGGGATTTTCTTCGCACATTTTTAAAGCAATGTTTTTGCTTTTTGCATTTGAACAACTTTATTTAAAAAAACGATGGTATTTTTTCCCTTTTGCAGTAATCTTGCTGTCTTCAAACCCTTTTGTTTTATTTATTTATTCCGTATTTTTAGTTTTATACTCACTTTTCAGATATTTTTCCGAAGAAAAAAACAAATTGCCCGACTACTTCAAACTATCCGGAAAAATGATACTGCTCGGATTTGTCGGTTTAATGATGAACTTCTCTCATCTTTTACGTTCTTTTTTGAAAATGTATAACAGTCCGCGAGTTGCCGGAGATGTGTCATACAGCAACATTTTAAGTGCAGGGCAAGATATTACCGAACACGGAAACCTTGCAGGAACAACTATTTTTCGCTTTTTTTCAAGCGATATTCTCGGAACGGGAAGTAATTTTCACGGCTGGTCCAATTATCTTGAAGCACCGCTTTTTTATATAGGATTACTTACTTTGTTGATATTTCCGCAAGTTTTTATTCGCCTTAATAAAAGAAAAAAAATCATTTTCGGAACTTTCCTCGGATTTTGGGTGCTTACTTTATTTTTCCCTTATTTGAGATATTCTATGCTTGCTTTTACGGGTGACTATTTTCGCTACGGTTTTGACTTTTTCATTCCTTTTACCTTATTGCTCTTTGCAATATTTGCTGCTGACGAAATAATAAAAACAGCTAAAATTAATTTACCTTTGCTTGCTGCAAGTTTAACAGTTCTTATTATTCTTCTTTTTGTACCCTATGAGAGCATTTCTTCTGTTAACATTAATTCAACTATCCGGAATTCAGTTATAATTCTTTTGGTTTTATATGCCCTTTTCATTTTTCTTTTATCAAAACCAAAATATAAATCGTTATCAAAATCGGCAATTATGTTGCTTGTTATTTTTGAACTTTCGTATTTTTCTTACCAATCATACGCCACAAGAGAACCGATTACAAAAACAGAATTTAAAAAAGACAAAGCCGGTTATGCCGACGGCTCAATAAAAGCTGTAAAACTTATCAAATCAACAGATAAAACACCTTTTTTCAGAACCGAAAAAGATTATCAATCAGGAAATGCAGTACACAGCAGTTTAAATGATGCCTTAGCACAAGACTATTTCGGAACAACATCTTATTCTTCATTTAATCAACTTAATTATGTTCGGTTTCTTGAAAAAACCGGCGTTATACAAAAAGGAGATGAAACGGCTACAAGATGGTTAACCGGATTACGTGGCTCTCCTCTGTTGCAAACTTTCGGAAATGTGAAATATCATTTGAGCAAATCAAAAAATCCTGAATTTCTTCTATTCGGTTTTGATTCATTATCAACTGAGAGCGGTATAACAATTTTAAAAAACAGATATTATTTACCTTTCGGTTATACTTATGATAAATACATTGATTCGGAAGATTTTAAAAATCTGATTAATTACCAAGTTACCGGGCAATCTTTAACAAATATATATACAGATTTATCCCGAACTGTTGAGCAACAAAAATTAACAGAAATTATTTCTAAACTACAGACTGTCATAAACATCAGATATTCAAACAACAACACTTTCAATGATGTATTGATAAAACAACTCGGAACAGAAGATGCAGAGAAATATTCAATAACAATTTCAAAATACAGTGTTTCAAATTTCAGAAATCAAATTGCACTTTTATCAGGTTTTGTTTATGAAAAAGAATTTAATAAAAATGTAAATATCAGCAGTTTTGAAAAAATACAATTTAATGATTCAAACATACTTGTTCCTGCTTCAAGTTTCAATTTTGATATTTACAAAAAAATAACCGACGAATTAAAACAAGACACTTTTCAAATAGAAAATTTTTCTAATTCAAATATTAAAGGCAAAATAATTTTACCAAAAACAAAAATGTTATTTTTCACGATACCCTACGATGAAGGCTGGAAAATAAAAGTAAACGGCAAAGAGGAACTCCTGCAAAGAATTAATTTCGGGTTTGCCGGAATTGTTCTTCCGAAGGGTTCTTATAATATTGAATTATATTACGTTCCTAAGCATTCAAGGTTTGCAAATATGGTTTCGTTAATCTCAATTCTCAGTTTTTGGAGTTTCTTATTTTATTTTATAATTAAAAAAAGGAGGAAACAAAAAGCCTAA
- the rsmI gene encoding 16S rRNA (cytidine(1402)-2'-O)-methyltransferase, with protein MSKLYIVPTPIGNLKDITFRAIEVLKDVDLILAEDTRKTSVLLNHFEIRNKLQAYHKFNEHKQIQPIIEKLKSGKSIALVTDAGTPGISDPGFLIVRECIKNKIEIETLPGATAFVPALINSGFPSDKFCFEGFLPQKKGRQKRLKELTNEERTIIFYESPHRLLKLLNQISEFFGDKKQISVSRELTKIYEETKRGTANELIEYYKEKTIKGEIVVVIYGKKNDNPKD; from the coding sequence ATGTCAAAACTTTATATAGTCCCGACGCCTATCGGCAATTTAAAAGATATAACTTTCAGAGCAATTGAAGTGTTGAAAGATGTTGATTTAATTTTGGCGGAAGATACACGCAAAACATCAGTTCTTTTAAATCATTTTGAAATTCGAAACAAACTTCAAGCCTATCATAAATTTAACGAGCACAAACAAATTCAACCGATTATCGAAAAATTGAAATCCGGAAAATCAATTGCATTAGTAACCGATGCAGGTACTCCGGGCATTTCAGATCCCGGTTTTTTGATTGTCAGAGAGTGTATAAAAAACAAAATTGAAATTGAAACCTTACCCGGAGCAACAGCATTTGTTCCTGCACTGATAAACTCAGGTTTTCCTTCCGATAAGTTCTGTTTTGAAGGCTTCTTACCGCAAAAAAAAGGACGGCAAAAAAGATTAAAAGAATTGACTAATGAAGAAAGAACAATTATTTTTTATGAATCTCCTCACAGATTATTAAAACTGCTTAACCAAATATCAGAATTTTTCGGAGATAAAAAGCAGATATCGGTTTCTCGCGAACTGACAAAAATTTACGAAGAAACAAAAAGAGGAACAGCAAATGAATTAATCGAATACTACAAAGAAAAAACAATAAAAGGCGAAATAGTCGTTGTTATATACGGAAAAAAGAATGATAACCCTAAGGATTAA
- a CDS encoding PAS domain-containing protein, which produces MKIRFKIFISILLTAIIISSAFLIIIPFESITQFVENNIIIFGIISASSLILISLTIFLLIIDIEKPLSRIKLFIRNINSGKSNQKTKLNTARKDNIGIISAELITLQKTLHNASLYAENLKSGKFEELEKHISSDAIIGKTLSEIQENLISIEKEKKYTVEENKKTQWFQNGIADFAKLLQQDFESTEDLASAAVKKLVKHLEVEQGGIFVLHENGEEKTLVLEAAYAFDKKKILDAEFEIGEGLVGKCAKDLKTIKIENLPEGYTFIGSGLGEDTPETLLLVPMMHENILFGVIEIASLYKIPDYKINFINAVGERIATEIYNLKTKLLTKTLAEDFKKQAEELALKEKETEQTINQLQKAKDKIAEQAAESNGILKALISVASVVFYDMEGRITNINQKNLELFNLKKEEQIGKTHFEILKEAKENPEWFEEFWNDLRKGKTRTKEYYIKNEDKEMWLLETFTPILNNEGKPEKVINIGIDITEQKLLEKQLNKQHK; this is translated from the coding sequence ATGAAAATAAGATTTAAAATATTCATATCAATCCTTTTAACCGCAATCATTATAAGTTCAGCTTTTCTTATAATAATTCCTTTTGAATCGATTACTCAATTTGTTGAAAACAATATAATTATTTTCGGAATAATTTCAGCATCTTCTTTAATTTTAATAAGTCTTACTATATTTCTGTTAATCATTGACATAGAAAAGCCGTTAAGTCGTATCAAACTATTTATCAGAAATATAAATTCCGGCAAGTCTAATCAAAAAACAAAACTGAATACTGCCCGAAAAGACAATATAGGAATAATTTCGGCAGAACTGATAACTTTGCAAAAAACATTGCATAACGCATCATTATATGCAGAAAATCTTAAATCAGGTAAATTTGAAGAATTAGAAAAACATATAAGTTCCGATGCAATTATCGGAAAAACATTATCCGAAATTCAAGAAAACTTGATTTCAATTGAAAAAGAAAAAAAATATACTGTTGAAGAAAATAAAAAAACACAATGGTTTCAAAACGGTATAGCAGATTTTGCAAAATTATTACAACAAGATTTTGAAAGTACCGAAGATTTAGCTTCCGCAGCAGTTAAAAAATTAGTAAAACATTTAGAAGTTGAGCAAGGAGGTATTTTTGTTTTACATGAAAACGGTGAAGAAAAAACTCTCGTTTTAGAAGCAGCCTACGCATTCGACAAAAAGAAAATTCTTGATGCAGAATTTGAAATTGGCGAAGGATTAGTAGGAAAATGTGCAAAAGACCTAAAAACAATTAAAATTGAAAATCTGCCGGAAGGCTACACATTTATAGGTTCAGGCTTGGGCGAAGATACTCCCGAAACACTACTTTTAGTTCCTATGATGCACGAGAATATATTATTCGGAGTTATCGAAATTGCATCTTTATATAAAATACCTGATTATAAAATTAATTTTATAAATGCCGTAGGTGAAAGAATAGCAACCGAAATTTATAATCTGAAAACAAAACTTCTTACAAAAACACTGGCAGAAGATTTTAAAAAACAAGCAGAAGAATTAGCTTTAAAAGAAAAAGAGACAGAACAAACAATAAATCAACTTCAAAAAGCAAAAGATAAAATTGCTGAGCAAGCTGCTGAAAGTAACGGAATATTGAAAGCTCTTATTTCTGTTGCATCAGTTGTATTTTATGATATGGAAGGCAGAATTACAAATATAAATCAAAAAAACTTGGAACTTTTTAATCTTAAAAAAGAAGAACAAATAGGGAAAACCCATTTTGAAATTCTAAAAGAGGCAAAAGAAAATCCGGAGTGGTTTGAAGAATTTTGGAATGACCTTCGCAAAGGAAAAACGAGAACAAAAGAATATTATATAAAAAATGAAGACAAAGAAATGTGGTTGCTTGAAACTTTCACTCCGATATTAAATAATGAAGGTAAACCTGAAAAAGTAATAAATATCGGAATTGACATAACCGAGCAAAAACTTCTTGAAAAGCAGCTCAACAAACAACATAAATAA
- a CDS encoding peroxiredoxin family protein produces MNRIYLIITFIISINSAFSQEYSVYGNAATYSGTTLEMYVYSDYITKTKQIISRCKVDEEGYFSFKLTEKDTVEAFIDLDVFIGRIILEPGKDFKIVLPKKTVRNDYDRLNPYFEPMQFYIRILNGDDNITSAIKLFNRLMEQSNKIIFKDKTYINSGIVEKEIKKIDDSTSYISNSFFNNYKKYKFLYLRHLTFYKNKKAIIRKDFSGQKLFAKNPAYNEMLEKSFKSFIFQTNGDTLYNFLSADYSWNNYMNYLAKDKMFYNKEFREYLFLLNLSKLFYRNSTYQKSIIKLLRSAKSTDITKQSEIIIYNFLNKSAKLIVGNPIPYFSLPDENELFVSPDEFEDNFVYLCFYNKDSYACQKEIELLNQLNKKEIDLLKIVTIFVDENSDYIKDLKENKEYDWTLLYCNKKDKVLSDYKVVAYPTYYLIHPTGTLSLYPAPSPAENFESVYYKAYQSWKRKLIRDENK; encoded by the coding sequence ATGAACAGAATATATTTAATAATTACCTTTATTATCAGCATAAATTCTGCTTTTTCTCAAGAATATTCCGTTTACGGAAATGCAGCAACATATTCGGGAACAACACTTGAAATGTATGTATATTCTGATTATATTACAAAAACAAAACAAATAATCTCGAGATGTAAAGTTGATGAAGAAGGATACTTTTCTTTTAAACTGACAGAAAAAGATACCGTTGAAGCATTTATTGATTTAGATGTTTTTATAGGAAGAATAATTCTTGAACCCGGTAAAGATTTTAAAATTGTATTACCGAAAAAAACAGTCCGAAACGATTATGACAGATTAAATCCATATTTTGAACCGATGCAATTTTACATAAGAATTTTAAACGGAGATGATAATATTACCTCGGCAATAAAGCTTTTCAACAGACTTATGGAGCAATCAAACAAAATAATTTTTAAAGATAAAACGTATATTAATTCAGGAATTGTAGAAAAAGAAATAAAAAAAATAGATGACAGCACATCATACATATCAAACTCTTTTTTTAACAATTACAAAAAATATAAATTTCTATATTTAAGACATTTAACCTTCTATAAAAATAAAAAAGCAATCATCAGAAAAGATTTTTCGGGGCAAAAACTTTTTGCTAAAAACCCTGCCTATAATGAAATGCTTGAGAAATCTTTTAAATCATTTATTTTTCAAACAAACGGAGATACTTTATATAACTTTCTTTCTGCCGATTATTCTTGGAATAATTATATGAATTATTTGGCAAAAGATAAGATGTTTTATAATAAAGAATTTCGCGAGTATCTTTTTTTGCTGAACCTTTCAAAATTATTTTACAGAAACAGCACCTATCAAAAAAGTATAATAAAGCTGCTGCGTTCTGCAAAAAGTACAGATATAACAAAACAATCCGAAATCATTATTTATAATTTTCTTAATAAATCTGCAAAGTTAATTGTCGGAAATCCGATTCCGTATTTCAGTTTGCCTGACGAAAACGAATTATTTGTTTCTCCCGATGAATTTGAAGACAACTTTGTATATCTGTGTTTCTATAATAAAGACAGTTACGCATGCCAAAAAGAAATAGAGTTATTAAATCAACTTAATAAAAAAGAAATAGATCTATTAAAAATAGTAACAATATTTGTTGATGAAAATTCAGATTATATAAAAGATTTAAAAGAAAATAAAGAATACGACTGGACATTATTGTATTGTAACAAAAAAGATAAAGTTTTAAGCGACTATAAAGTTGTTGCCTATCCTACTTATTACCTTATACATCCTACGGGAACATTATCTTTATACCCTGCTCCGAGCCCTGCCGAAAACTTTGAGTCAGTTTATTACAAAGCATATCAAAGTTGGAAAAGAAAACTTATTCGTGACGAAAACAAGTAA